In Pseudophryne corroboree isolate aPseCor3 chromosome 3, aPseCor3.hap2, whole genome shotgun sequence, a genomic segment contains:
- the LOC135058189 gene encoding H/ACA ribonucleoprotein complex subunit 3-like yields MFLQYYLNEHGDRVYTMKRVFPTGQPTSSAHPARFSPEDKHSRHRITIKKRFCLLLTQQLRPVL; encoded by the coding sequence atGTTTCTGCAGTATTACCTGAACGAGCATGGTGACCGGGTGTACACCATGAAGAGAGTATTTCCAACTGGACAACCAACCTCTTCAGCGCATCCTGCCCGTTTCTCTCCAGAGGACAAACATTCTAGACACCGAATTACAATCAAGAAACGATTTTGTTTGTTGTTGACTCAGCAGCTGAGACCTGTTTTGTGA